A genome region from Ligilactobacillus cholophilus includes the following:
- a CDS encoding SDR family NAD(P)-dependent oxidoreductase, whose amino-acid sequence MNNYKALKNLENKVVLITGASSGLGEQIAYQVAKRGAIVIVTARNLDKLKMVAKSCTEFHGKKAYAIRMDMSNPDDIENAVETIKQCIGKIDVLINNAGFGLMQNAIDFDMQQAEAMFRVNVLGMMYLTQYVALQMAEEHCGVIINIASMAGKIATPKSAIYSATKAAVIGYSNALRLELKKLGISVIVVNSGPIRTNFFNTADQTGNYLEKVKKIVLNPELVAEKIVKTIGSNKRELILPGFFKVADIGYALFPKLGDFLTENVFNKK is encoded by the coding sequence ATGAATAATTATAAGGCATTAAAAAATCTCGAAAATAAAGTAGTATTAATTACTGGTGCTTCATCTGGTTTAGGAGAGCAGATTGCATATCAGGTTGCTAAAAGAGGAGCAATCGTGATTGTCACAGCACGCAATCTAGATAAATTAAAGATGGTTGCAAAATCATGTACAGAATTTCATGGGAAAAAGGCATATGCAATTAGAATGGATATGTCAAATCCAGATGACATTGAAAATGCTGTTGAAACAATAAAACAATGTATAGGAAAAATCGATGTTTTAATTAATAATGCTGGCTTTGGATTGATGCAAAATGCAATTGATTTTGATATGCAACAAGCAGAAGCAATGTTTAGGGTCAATGTACTGGGAATGATGTATTTAACACAATATGTCGCATTACAAATGGCAGAAGAACATTGTGGAGTAATCATAAATATTGCATCAATGGCTGGAAAAATTGCAACACCAAAATCTGCAATTTATTCGGCAACAAAAGCAGCAGTTATTGGTTATTCTAATGCGTTACGCTTAGAATTAAAAAAATTAGGTATATCTGTTATTGTAGTAAATTCAGGACCAATTAGAACTAATTTTTTCAATACTGCAGATCAAACTGGAAATTATCTAGAAAAAGTTAAAAAGATAGTGTTAAATCCAGAATTAGTTGCAGAAAAAATAGTAAAAACAATTGGAAGTAATAAACGTGAACTGATTTTACCTGGCTTTTTTAAAGTTGCTGATATTGGTTATGCACTTTTTCCAAAATTAGGTGATTTTTTAACCGAAAATGTTTTTAATAAAAAATAG
- a CDS encoding LapA family protein, with amino-acid sequence MKKKLSLFGVVILVLAVTIFSVLNMQSVAVNFFSLKVRMPLVLLIICSVIVGIVITSLFSTVASFKHKRKIKTLNNEVASLKKQVQEKVEDKKVIEDKKEE; translated from the coding sequence GTGAAAAAGAAATTAAGTTTATTTGGAGTAGTTATTTTAGTGTTAGCTGTAACAATTTTTTCAGTTTTAAATATGCAAAGTGTAGCAGTTAACTTTTTTAGTTTGAAAGTTAGAATGCCATTGGTATTATTAATTATTTGTTCTGTAATTGTTGGAATTGTCATTACATCATTATTTTCAACTGTTGCTTCATTCAAACATAAACGAAAAATTAAAACTTTAAACAATGAAGTAGCAAGTTTAAAAAAACAAGTTCAAGAAAAAGTTGAAGATAAAAAAGTTATTGAAGATAAAAAGGAAGAGTAA
- the recJ gene encoding single-stranded-DNA-specific exonuclease RecJ, with the protein MIDSQYKWDYLCDNLDHDELNRLEKETKLSPILVKILVERGFKTVDEINNFLHPNENDIHSPFDLHDMQKAVDRIQEAIMNGEKVVIYGDYDADGITSTAIMYETLLELGADVSYYVPDRFKDGYGPDLDQYKRLKNDGMQLLITVDNGVSGFDEIKYLNAQGIDVIVTDHHEIPQELPPAFAIVHPDYPGSNYPFKGLAGVGVAFKVACALLEEIPEDLLDLVAIGTVADVMPLVDENRILVRYGLQALQMTNRPGLLCLYDVAGIKPNKIDADTIGFALAPRLNALGRIKDASLGVRLLTTLDEEEAASLAKQTQKYNEERQSFVNEIMQQCQQQLLSEKTHLVNIIKGKGWHEGVLGIVASRIAEQTKKPTIVLTKVENGIYKGSGRSVNGFDLFKAFDGHRDLFESFGGHQMACGLSISEEKISSLQVISDQEARNQDFDVNKKETIDITDRLVSTDISLNLINEIEKLSPFGMQNNRPIFEFENLNGANLKIMGTNQEHYRIDFKANNQNISAVKFNVSMKEIEMLKNCNINNIKVVGELGTNEWHGKTSIQIRIKDIKEVENQQEKFIDARVKKLTQNMFKEDILYGFFNKKIQNKVMQTLHHPIQSVLLREDQSIDQDKIVIVDCPDSLELFENVLSNLHVDQIVLKCYSQHNLNYMSLPTHEDFVKLYRFTSTHQNINLNTDLDKLSLYLNFDKEQLVFMIKVFFEVGFVKIDKGLLTGTPQNKHVDLEQTEVYQKRLSQIEVEEKLIRLNTNDLLNWLNKLIED; encoded by the coding sequence TTGATTGATTCACAATATAAATGGGATTATCTTTGCGATAATTTAGATCATGATGAATTAAATAGATTAGAAAAAGAAACAAAATTATCACCTATACTTGTTAAAATTTTAGTCGAACGTGGATTTAAGACAGTAGACGAAATTAATAATTTCTTACATCCTAATGAAAATGACATTCATTCCCCATTTGATTTGCATGATATGCAAAAAGCTGTTGACCGTATTCAAGAAGCAATTATGAATGGAGAAAAGGTTGTTATTTATGGCGATTATGATGCAGATGGAATTACTAGTACTGCAATAATGTATGAAACTCTTCTCGAATTAGGTGCAGATGTTTCATATTATGTTCCAGATCGTTTTAAAGATGGTTATGGTCCTGATTTAGATCAGTATAAAAGATTAAAAAATGATGGAATGCAATTATTAATAACTGTTGATAATGGAGTTTCTGGATTTGATGAAATAAAATATTTAAATGCTCAAGGAATTGATGTAATTGTAACTGATCACCATGAAATTCCTCAAGAATTACCACCAGCATTTGCAATTGTTCATCCAGATTATCCTGGAAGTAATTATCCTTTTAAAGGATTAGCAGGTGTAGGTGTTGCATTTAAAGTTGCCTGCGCATTGTTAGAAGAAATTCCAGAAGATTTGTTAGATTTGGTTGCAATTGGAACTGTGGCTGATGTAATGCCATTAGTAGATGAAAATCGAATATTAGTTAGATATGGATTGCAAGCATTACAAATGACAAATCGACCTGGGTTATTATGCTTGTATGATGTTGCTGGTATTAAACCAAATAAAATTGATGCTGATACAATTGGGTTTGCTTTAGCACCAAGATTAAATGCTTTAGGTAGAATAAAGGATGCGTCTTTAGGAGTTAGATTATTAACTACATTAGATGAAGAAGAGGCTGCAAGTTTAGCAAAACAAACACAAAAATATAACGAAGAACGTCAAAGTTTCGTTAATGAAATAATGCAACAATGTCAGCAACAATTACTTTCTGAAAAGACACATTTAGTTAATATCATAAAGGGTAAAGGCTGGCATGAAGGCGTTTTAGGAATCGTTGCAAGTCGAATTGCTGAACAAACAAAAAAGCCAACGATTGTATTAACAAAAGTAGAAAATGGTATTTATAAGGGATCAGGTCGTTCAGTTAATGGATTTGATTTGTTTAAAGCTTTTGATGGGCATCGTGACTTATTTGAAAGTTTTGGTGGGCATCAAATGGCATGTGGTTTGTCAATTAGTGAAGAGAAAATATCTTCATTACAAGTGATTTCAGATCAAGAAGCAAGAAATCAAGATTTTGATGTTAATAAAAAAGAAACTATAGATATTACTGATAGGTTAGTTTCTACAGATATTTCATTGAATTTAATTAATGAAATTGAAAAACTATCGCCTTTTGGGATGCAGAATAATCGACCAATTTTTGAATTTGAAAATTTAAATGGTGCGAATTTAAAAATAATGGGAACAAATCAAGAACACTATCGCATCGATTTTAAAGCAAATAATCAAAATATCTCAGCCGTTAAATTTAACGTTTCAATGAAAGAAATTGAAATGCTAAAAAATTGTAATATAAACAATATTAAAGTGGTGGGTGAATTAGGAACCAACGAATGGCACGGAAAAACTTCAATTCAAATAAGGATTAAAGATATTAAAGAGGTAGAAAATCAACAAGAGAAATTTATTGATGCACGTGTGAAAAAATTAACGCAAAATATGTTTAAAGAAGATATTCTATATGGATTTTTTAATAAAAAAATTCAGAATAAAGTAATGCAAACACTGCATCATCCAATACAGTCAGTTTTATTGCGTGAAGATCAAAGTATTGATCAAGACAAAATTGTAATTGTTGATTGTCCTGACTCGTTAGAATTATTTGAAAATGTACTTTCAAACTTGCATGTTGACCAAATTGTATTAAAATGTTATTCGCAGCACAATTTAAATTATATGTCATTACCAACACATGAAGATTTTGTAAAGCTTTATCGTTTTACTAGTACTCATCAGAATATCAATTTAAATACAGATTTAGATAAACTTTCTTTATATTTAAATTTTGATAAAGAACAATTAGTTTTTATGATAAAGGTGTTTTTTGAGGTTGGATTTGTTAAAATTGATAAGGGATTACTTACCGGAACACCCCAAAATAAACACGTTGATTTAGAACAAACAGAAGTATATCAAAAAAGATTATCTCAAATAGAGGTTGAAGAAAAATTAATTCGATTAAACACAAATGATTTATTGAATTGGTTGAATAAATTAATAGAAGATTAG
- a CDS encoding adenine phosphoribosyltransferase, giving the protein MTLDLHNYVATIPDYPEKGVLFRDISPLMANGEAYHQATDQIVQFARDKGVEMIVGPEARGFIIGCPVAFELGVGFAPARKKGKLPRETVKAEYDLEYGKSALYMHKDAIKPGQKVLVTDDLLATGGTISATIDLVEQLGGIVVGCAFIIELQDLHGRDKIKGYDMLSLMEY; this is encoded by the coding sequence ATGACTTTAGATTTACACAATTATGTAGCAACTATTCCAGATTATCCAGAAAAGGGTGTTTTATTTCGTGATATTTCACCATTAATGGCAAATGGAGAAGCTTATCATCAAGCAACTGATCAAATTGTTCAATTTGCTCGAGATAAGGGTGTTGAAATGATTGTTGGACCTGAAGCACGTGGCTTCATTATTGGATGCCCAGTTGCTTTTGAATTAGGAGTGGGTTTTGCACCTGCACGTAAAAAAGGTAAATTACCACGCGAAACTGTAAAAGCTGAGTATGATTTAGAATATGGAAAATCAGCGTTATACATGCATAAAGATGCGATTAAGCCTGGTCAAAAAGTATTAGTAACAGATGATTTATTGGCAACTGGCGGGACAATTAGTGCAACAATTGATTTAGTTGAACAATTAGGTGGAATTGTTGTTGGTTGTGCATTTATCATTGAATTACAAGATTTGCATGGACGTGACAAAATTAAAGGATATGATATGTTGAGTTTGATGGAGTATTAA
- a CDS encoding teichoic acid D-Ala incorporation-associated protein DltX, whose amino-acid sequence MKEKLRAFWKNKWVRFTARTIFYFVILFALVYLYSYSGVNQPHYIYNEF is encoded by the coding sequence ATGAAAGAAAAGTTACGTGCATTTTGGAAAAATAAGTGGGTACGTTTTACTGCGCGTACAATTTTTTATTTTGTGATTTTATTTGCTCTGGTATATTTATACAGTTATAGCGGAGTCAATCAACCACACTATATATATAATGAATTTTAA